From Methanocella paludicola SANAE, a single genomic window includes:
- a CDS encoding ATP-binding cassette domain-containing protein, whose translation MDDFISIVGAKEHNLKNVDINIPRKKLVVFTGVSGSGKSTIVFDTIYAESQRQLLETFSAFTRKWMPRIEKPKVDAIRNISPAIKIDQKRMGENRRSTLGTATEISTYLRLLFSRAGQPFIGPSFYFSFNIPEGMCPSCHGVGTTIALDLDKVLDMNKSLAEGAIDHYQYRLGGYYLNCMKASRLFDMDKKLKDYTKEEMDRLLYLEPTRLNGEEHGVLVNVTIEGIITGLNRRQFIKEDMSERDMKYFKVETCPDCHGTRLNERALSVKVNGKNIAELSSMELTELYAFLDTISGPLTDPMVNPMKVRLKHLIDIGVGYLSLDRPISTLSGGESQRVKMARQLSCDLVDMIYVFDEPSIGLHPRDIGNLVSMLRMLRDKGNSILVVEHDPAVILEADHVIDVGPGAGTGGGNITFSGSVDALKGADTMTGKYLSSRSQNGYSRRTPSGYIEVRDASLHNLKNVSVRIPTGVLVCVTGVAGSGKSTLINDIFTARHPDAIVIDQSPVGRSNRSNPATYIGAFDKIREEFARANGVTSNLFSFNSDGACPKCNGQGFVEVEMHFLENIRVTCTECGGKRYTKEVLDLKYKGKNIAEVLEMTVDEALAFFEDKAVRHKLGTMKEVGLGYLTLGQTLSSLSGGEAQRLKLAEQLHKKGNIYVMDEPTTGLHMADVQVLLDIIHKLVKAKNTVIVIEHNLDVIKHADWVIDMGPEGGRKGGEIIAEGTPEDVAKVERSYTGRYLREMLPV comes from the coding sequence ATGGACGATTTTATCTCGATCGTCGGCGCGAAGGAACATAACCTGAAAAACGTCGATATTAATATCCCCCGGAAGAAGCTCGTAGTCTTTACGGGCGTATCCGGATCGGGAAAGTCGACCATTGTGTTCGACACGATCTACGCAGAGTCCCAGAGGCAGTTGCTGGAGACCTTTAGCGCGTTCACGCGCAAGTGGATGCCCCGGATCGAGAAGCCAAAAGTGGATGCTATCCGGAATATTTCGCCCGCCATAAAGATCGACCAGAAGCGCATGGGCGAGAACCGGCGGTCGACGCTGGGCACGGCGACGGAGATCTCGACATACTTGCGGCTATTATTCTCCCGGGCCGGCCAGCCCTTCATCGGCCCGTCCTTCTATTTCTCGTTCAACATCCCGGAGGGCATGTGCCCTTCCTGCCACGGCGTCGGGACGACCATCGCCCTGGACCTGGATAAGGTTTTGGACATGAACAAGTCGCTGGCGGAGGGCGCCATCGACCACTACCAGTACCGGCTCGGCGGCTATTACCTGAACTGCATGAAGGCGAGCAGGCTCTTCGACATGGACAAGAAGCTGAAAGATTATACGAAGGAGGAGATGGACCGTTTACTGTATCTGGAGCCAACGAGGCTGAACGGCGAGGAGCACGGAGTGCTGGTCAACGTTACCATCGAGGGCATCATCACAGGCCTGAACCGGCGCCAGTTCATCAAGGAAGACATGAGCGAGAGGGACATGAAGTACTTTAAGGTCGAGACTTGTCCCGATTGCCATGGAACGAGACTCAATGAGCGGGCCCTTTCCGTCAAGGTCAATGGCAAGAACATCGCCGAGCTCTCTTCGATGGAGCTTACCGAGCTGTATGCTTTTCTCGATACCATATCGGGCCCTCTTACCGACCCGATGGTCAACCCCATGAAGGTAAGGCTTAAGCATTTGATCGATATTGGCGTCGGCTACCTCTCGCTGGACAGGCCGATATCGACCCTCTCGGGCGGCGAGTCCCAGCGGGTCAAGATGGCCCGGCAGCTGAGCTGCGACCTGGTGGACATGATATACGTTTTCGACGAGCCGAGCATCGGCCTGCATCCCAGGGACATCGGCAACCTCGTGTCCATGCTCCGGATGCTCCGGGATAAGGGGAACAGCATCCTGGTCGTCGAGCACGACCCCGCCGTCATCCTGGAGGCCGACCACGTCATCGACGTGGGGCCCGGCGCGGGCACCGGCGGGGGCAACATCACGTTCAGCGGCTCCGTCGACGCCCTGAAAGGTGCAGACACCATGACCGGGAAATACCTCTCCTCGAGGTCGCAGAACGGCTACTCGAGGCGCACACCGTCCGGTTACATCGAGGTCCGGGACGCCAGCCTCCACAACCTGAAGAACGTTTCCGTCCGCATACCGACCGGAGTGCTCGTATGCGTCACAGGGGTTGCAGGCTCGGGAAAGAGCACGCTCATCAACGACATCTTCACGGCCAGGCACCCGGACGCCATCGTCATCGACCAGTCCCCGGTAGGGCGGTCGAATCGCTCCAACCCGGCCACATACATCGGGGCGTTCGATAAGATAAGAGAGGAGTTCGCCAGGGCGAATGGAGTAACATCTAACCTGTTCAGCTTCAACTCGGACGGTGCGTGCCCGAAGTGCAACGGCCAGGGATTCGTGGAGGTCGAGATGCACTTCCTGGAGAACATACGCGTGACCTGCACGGAGTGCGGCGGGAAGCGGTACACGAAGGAAGTGCTCGATCTCAAGTATAAGGGCAAGAATATCGCCGAGGTGCTCGAGATGACGGTGGACGAGGCCCTCGCCTTCTTTGAGGATAAAGCTGTCCGCCATAAGCTGGGCACGATGAAAGAGGTCGGGCTCGGCTACCTTACGCTGGGGCAGACATTAAGCTCTTTATCCGGTGGCGAGGCGCAGCGCCTCAAGCTGGCCGAGCAGCTCCACAAGAAGGGCAACATCTACGTCATGGATGAGCCCACGACCGGGCTGCATATGGCCGACGTGCAGGTGCTGCTCGACATCATCCATAAATTGGTAAAAGCGAAGAACACGGTGATCGTCATCGAGCACAACCTGGACGTCATCAAGCACGCCGACTGGGTCATCGACATGGGGCCAGAGGGTGGGCGGAAGGGCGGCGAGATTATCGCCGAAGGGACGCCGGAAGACGTGGCGAAAGTAGAACGGTCGTATACGGGCAGGTACCTGCGGGAGATGCTGCCCGTATAA
- a CDS encoding DUF2164 domain-containing protein: MRAGNNIKLIKEKRDDMVLAIKNYFLIEREEKIGDLAAGLLLDFIIAELAPEFYNLGVQDSYKFMEDKVEDLLSIQK, encoded by the coding sequence ATGAGAGCCGGCAACAACATAAAGCTGATAAAAGAGAAAAGGGACGATATGGTCCTGGCAATTAAGAATTACTTTTTAATAGAGAGGGAAGAAAAGATAGGCGATCTGGCCGCGGGCCTTCTCCTGGATTTTATCATAGCCGAGCTGGCGCCCGAATTCTATAACCTGGGCGTTCAGGATTCCTATAAGTTCATGGAAGATAAGGTCGAGGACCTGTTGTCGATCCAAAAATGA
- a CDS encoding HEAT repeat domain-containing protein, producing the protein MTEVVEYPSNSWKGEQLQEALKSKDVLLKMGAIRVLQEEPNDEYIATLVDTLNDSDRLVRINAAITLGRAKSPLAVPALVYHAVADQDKDVRSYASWAYRQLDYQKASPYLVKVLLESDNHDMIRFAAGEIRQKNDLKAVDTLIQRFQSKGMYTGYDPDMAAVNGLYEIGYATVEPLLKCLDSEDTRVQANAAYTLGKIGDDRAIQPLINHLAKADLEMRSRISDALIKIGRASIPALIRLLDNKDSELKWIAAYSLAQIGPDAEVALLKNLKMRGPAASEEIVYALGIAGRKDSFSPLYETYISTPDDSVKAWSSISLANIAASSYYEVTDRASANKFLDELGDQLKPHMLLSYDTLYALGKIYIDRAATTDVVAFKSNMETGVKCFDLSIIERDNAAARAFRLFYGSYLKLMASKSPDIMNYIERDITDLKKEAERSSNKKEILFLMDKLLKILQGAYEDRGFDFTGNFREYAGYCKQMEPFLDDFYHAEDPKKPMGKEQPTLHADVGMIQDKIDALLKSFEKSDDAESIALAYRLSTEVARIDTGIYDDYRIAESCLKGIVSRMAIPNEEKSDLYFKILLISKNGVSQIQLVLDRMLKGANVAPVAKKSAGVAKADVKKPGMLEYIAIAIIIILIVAIIVIALHKFNIVPLPFRLPVSWLNPSLADALLGSGLI; encoded by the coding sequence GTGACAGAAGTGGTGGAATATCCCAGTAATAGCTGGAAAGGGGAACAGTTGCAGGAAGCGCTCAAAAGTAAGGACGTCCTTTTGAAGATGGGCGCTATCAGGGTTTTACAGGAAGAGCCGAATGATGAATACATCGCGACGCTCGTTGATACCCTGAACGACAGCGACCGCCTCGTGAGGATCAACGCGGCCATCACTCTCGGCAGGGCAAAGAGCCCGCTCGCCGTTCCCGCCCTCGTCTACCATGCCGTTGCCGACCAGGACAAGGATGTCAGGTCGTACGCATCATGGGCTTACAGGCAGTTGGATTATCAGAAGGCATCGCCGTACCTCGTAAAAGTGCTCCTGGAGAGCGACAACCACGACATGATACGGTTCGCCGCCGGCGAGATCAGGCAGAAGAACGACCTGAAGGCCGTCGACACGCTCATACAGCGCTTCCAGAGTAAAGGCATGTATACCGGCTATGACCCGGACATGGCGGCCGTCAACGGCCTCTACGAGATCGGCTATGCCACGGTGGAGCCGCTCTTGAAATGCCTTGACAGCGAGGATACGCGGGTCCAGGCGAACGCGGCCTACACGCTCGGCAAGATCGGCGACGACCGGGCCATCCAGCCCCTTATCAATCATCTGGCGAAAGCCGACCTCGAGATGCGCTCGAGGATCAGCGACGCGCTAATAAAAATAGGCCGGGCTTCGATACCGGCGCTCATAAGGCTGCTCGACAACAAGGACAGCGAGCTGAAATGGATAGCGGCCTACAGCCTGGCCCAGATCGGGCCGGACGCCGAGGTGGCGCTGCTGAAGAATCTCAAGATGCGCGGCCCCGCGGCGAGCGAGGAGATCGTCTACGCGCTGGGCATCGCCGGGCGGAAGGACTCCTTCAGCCCCCTGTACGAGACGTACATTTCCACGCCTGACGACAGCGTCAAGGCATGGTCTTCCATATCCCTGGCGAACATCGCGGCCTCCTCTTATTACGAGGTCACCGACAGGGCCTCCGCTAATAAATTCCTGGATGAGCTCGGCGACCAGCTGAAGCCCCACATGTTACTCTCATACGATACGCTCTACGCGCTCGGGAAGATCTACATCGACCGGGCGGCCACGACGGATGTCGTCGCGTTCAAGTCGAACATGGAGACCGGCGTCAAGTGCTTCGACCTCTCCATCATCGAGAGGGACAACGCTGCGGCCCGGGCTTTCCGCCTGTTCTACGGCTCTTACCTGAAGCTGATGGCCTCGAAGTCCCCCGATATCATGAACTACATCGAGAGGGACATCACGGACCTGAAAAAGGAAGCCGAGAGGTCGAGCAATAAGAAAGAGATCCTCTTCCTGATGGATAAGCTGCTCAAGATACTGCAGGGCGCCTACGAGGACAGGGGATTCGACTTCACCGGTAATTTCCGCGAGTACGCGGGCTACTGCAAGCAGATGGAGCCGTTCCTTGACGACTTCTATCATGCCGAGGACCCGAAGAAGCCCATGGGTAAGGAGCAGCCGACCCTGCACGCCGATGTCGGCATGATCCAGGATAAGATCGACGCGCTGCTCAAGTCGTTCGAAAAGAGCGACGACGCAGAGTCCATCGCCCTGGCCTACCGGCTTTCCACGGAAGTTGCCCGCATCGACACGGGCATATATGACGACTACAGGATCGCGGAGTCATGCCTGAAAGGTATCGTGAGCCGCATGGCGATCCCGAACGAGGAGAAGTCCGACCTCTACTTTAAGATCTTATTGATCAGCAAGAATGGCGTTTCCCAGATACAGCTCGTCCTCGACAGGATGCTGAAGGGAGCGAACGTGGCGCCAGTGGCCAAGAAAAGTGCTGGCGTGGCTAAGGCGGACGTGAAGAAGCCGGGCATGCTCGAGTATATTGCGATCGCTATCATCATAATTCTCATTGTCGCGATCATCGTCATCGCCCTCCACAAGTTCAACATCGTGCCCCTGCCGTTCAGGCTGCCCGTCAGCTGGCTGAACCCGTCGCTGGCCGATGCGCTCCTTGGCAGCGGCCTGATCTAA
- a CDS encoding tetratricopeptide repeat protein has protein sequence MAEKDEKDVCENPPEIVIPQHPDCNPEFSECAHDNRISIDLVPGKCATRGADPHYKKGYELYHQGQLDDAMVELDQSARVDPERAETHLLMGDIYERRRMFDEAIREYQESLRLSPNDGSIKFKLQNAISQRSIAHRK, from the coding sequence ATGGCCGAAAAAGACGAGAAAGACGTCTGCGAGAACCCGCCGGAGATCGTCATCCCCCAGCACCCGGATTGTAACCCCGAGTTCAGCGAATGCGCTCACGATAACCGCATATCCATCGACCTCGTGCCCGGTAAATGCGCCACCCGCGGCGCCGACCCTCATTATAAGAAGGGCTATGAGCTCTATCACCAGGGCCAGCTTGACGACGCGATGGTCGAGCTTGACCAGTCCGCCAGGGTAGACCCGGAAAGAGCTGAAACTCACTTGCTGATGGGCGATATTTACGAGCGCCGGCGCATGTTCGACGAGGCTATTCGCGAGTACCAGGAGTCTTTGAGGCTTTCGCCGAACGACGGGTCTATAAAATTTAAGCTGCAGAACGCCATCTCGCAGCGTTCCATCGCTCACAGAAAATAG
- a CDS encoding RtcB family protein, with protein sequence MVAADKLKKISEDVWEIPTDYKPGMNVPGHIFLSDRLIEGLESGAIDQTANVATLPGIQRYSMAMPDVHIGYGFPIGGVAAFDTETGVISPGGVGFDINCGVRLLRSELMADDVKPHKVDLINALYEAVPSGLGSESKFRVNDAQLAEVFRTGARWAVENGYGVKADLEHCEENGEMKGADPAKVSKKARDRGRPQLGTLGSGNHFLEIQKVEKIYDEAVAKAFGLKEGQVTVMIHCGSRGAGHQICTDYVKTMEQASRKYGIKLYDRQLACAPLSSPEAKDYFAAMAAGANYAWANRQIISHWVREAFSKYYKRDVRMDLVYDVAHNVAKFEEHEVDGVKKALCVHRKGATRAFAPGRSEVPVAYRDVGQPVIIPGSMGSASYVLAGTQRGMELTFGSTCHGAGRVMSRSAALKDIRGNEVKRQLLERGIVVKAPKDAAIAEEAPEVYKEIDEVIAVVDGLGISKKVARLVPIAVAKG encoded by the coding sequence ATGGTAGCTGCGGATAAGCTAAAGAAGATCTCCGAGGACGTCTGGGAGATCCCTACTGATTACAAGCCCGGCATGAACGTGCCAGGGCACATCTTTTTATCGGACCGGCTGATCGAGGGCCTGGAGAGCGGCGCCATCGACCAGACGGCGAACGTGGCGACGCTGCCGGGCATCCAGAGGTACTCGATGGCCATGCCCGACGTGCACATCGGCTACGGCTTCCCCATCGGCGGCGTGGCAGCCTTCGACACGGAGACGGGCGTGATCAGCCCCGGCGGTGTCGGCTTCGACATCAACTGCGGCGTGCGCCTCCTGCGCTCGGAATTAATGGCCGACGATGTCAAGCCCCATAAGGTCGACCTTATCAACGCTTTATACGAGGCGGTCCCCTCGGGCCTGGGCTCGGAGTCGAAGTTCCGCGTGAACGATGCCCAGCTCGCCGAAGTCTTCCGTACCGGGGCCCGGTGGGCCGTGGAGAACGGCTATGGCGTGAAGGCGGACCTGGAGCACTGCGAAGAGAACGGAGAGATGAAGGGCGCCGACCCCGCGAAAGTATCTAAGAAGGCCAGGGACCGGGGCAGGCCCCAGCTGGGCACTCTTGGCAGCGGCAATCACTTTTTAGAGATCCAGAAGGTCGAAAAGATCTACGACGAGGCCGTGGCGAAGGCGTTCGGCCTGAAAGAGGGCCAGGTCACCGTCATGATCCACTGCGGCTCCCGCGGCGCCGGCCACCAGATCTGTACCGATTATGTAAAAACGATGGAGCAGGCCTCCAGGAAATACGGCATAAAGCTCTATGACCGGCAGCTAGCCTGCGCACCGCTTTCCTCGCCCGAGGCGAAGGACTATTTCGCCGCCATGGCCGCGGGCGCCAACTACGCGTGGGCGAACCGCCAGATCATATCGCACTGGGTGCGGGAAGCGTTCAGTAAATACTATAAGCGGGACGTCAGGATGGATTTAGTTTACGATGTCGCCCATAATGTGGCCAAGTTCGAGGAGCACGAGGTGGACGGCGTCAAGAAGGCGCTGTGCGTACACCGCAAGGGCGCCACCCGGGCTTTCGCCCCCGGCCGCTCCGAGGTACCTGTCGCCTACAGGGACGTAGGCCAGCCAGTGATCATCCCGGGCAGCATGGGCAGCGCCTCTTATGTGCTCGCCGGCACGCAGAGGGGCATGGAGCTCACCTTCGGTAGCACCTGCCATGGGGCAGGACGAGTCATGAGCCGCAGCGCAGCCCTGAAGGACATCCGCGGCAATGAGGTAAAGCGGCAACTGCTGGAGCGAGGCATCGTCGTGAAGGCGCCAAAGGATGCAGCCATCGCCGAAGAAGCCCCCGAAGTCTACAAGGAGATCGACGAAGTCATCGCCGTCGTGGACGGGCTGGGCATTTCCAAAAAGGTCGCCCGGCTCGTGCCCATCGCGGTAGCGAAGGGATAG
- a CDS encoding PadR family transcriptional regulator, producing MTGLSNAEASLLGLLSEGPMYPYQIEQEVECRSMRDWTELSMSAIYKLLISLEGRGFVRRTNEVSAQNRLRKRYEITDEGTAALCKTLEALLSVPQHTLWQVDIGTYNCDLLPKKTVLRSLKKYRKSLEDGIKCYEELHKYLEDCGCPAHRFGIATRNIFLLKGEIAWVDSYMKDLGRKE from the coding sequence ATGACCGGATTATCCAACGCGGAAGCGTCCCTCCTCGGGCTGCTGTCGGAGGGGCCGATGTACCCGTACCAGATCGAGCAGGAAGTGGAGTGCAGAAGCATGCGTGACTGGACAGAGCTTTCCATGTCGGCAATATATAAGCTGCTCATCAGCCTGGAGGGGCGAGGCTTCGTCAGGCGGACGAACGAGGTGAGCGCGCAGAACCGCCTGCGCAAGCGGTACGAGATCACTGACGAGGGCACAGCGGCACTGTGCAAGACGCTCGAAGCCCTGCTGAGCGTGCCTCAGCACACACTGTGGCAGGTCGATATCGGCACATATAACTGCGACCTGCTCCCGAAGAAGACCGTGCTTAGATCGCTAAAAAAATACCGTAAGTCGCTTGAGGACGGGATCAAGTGCTACGAAGAGCTCCATAAGTACCTGGAGGACTGTGGATGCCCTGCCCATCGTTTTGGCATCGCTACCCGGAACATCTTCCTGCTAAAAGGCGAGATCGCATGGGTGGACTCGTACATGAAGGATCTGGGCAGGAAGGAGTGA
- a CDS encoding ABC transporter permease, whose translation MPEKAFIGVKDRGLLAGLSNMLANENGRWWRTEKWIIQLTAWIVLLDLTMAFLLYVRPYITGEAGSPGLVSSNVRMVSGLFFSLAGIYLPFGIAIMTHDAVIRERELGTMAWVLSKPISRLSFALSKVIANTIGVMALMVMVPGIIAYGMISLYNGSFINAGNFFGALGILALLCMFYIALVFMLGSITKSRYAVLGVTALYILMSLGAAEQLQKIGVYLSWRLSYTAADLSAYGILAPDALAQFISAGALILVMLAVAFVSVERIEI comes from the coding sequence ATGCCTGAAAAAGCGTTCATCGGCGTCAAGGACAGGGGCCTGCTCGCGGGGCTATCGAACATGCTCGCCAACGAGAATGGCCGCTGGTGGAGAACGGAAAAGTGGATCATCCAGCTCACCGCCTGGATTGTCCTGCTGGACCTTACCATGGCCTTCCTGCTGTATGTCAGGCCGTACATAACGGGCGAGGCAGGCAGCCCTGGCCTTGTATCATCGAACGTCCGCATGGTGAGCGGCCTCTTCTTCTCGCTTGCGGGCATCTACCTGCCGTTCGGCATCGCCATCATGACCCACGACGCGGTCATTCGCGAAAGAGAACTGGGAACGATGGCCTGGGTCCTGTCCAAGCCCATTTCGAGACTATCGTTCGCTCTATCGAAAGTCATTGCGAATACCATCGGAGTCATGGCCCTTATGGTGATGGTGCCCGGCATCATCGCGTATGGCATGATATCGCTGTATAACGGGAGCTTCATTAACGCGGGGAACTTCTTCGGCGCCCTCGGCATCCTGGCATTACTGTGCATGTTCTACATCGCCCTGGTATTCATGCTGGGGAGCATCACGAAGTCCAGGTATGCCGTGCTGGGCGTTACGGCGCTGTACATTCTCATGAGCCTCGGGGCCGCGGAGCAATTGCAGAAGATCGGCGTGTACCTTTCCTGGCGGCTTTCCTATACGGCGGCGGACCTCTCGGCTTATGGGATACTGGCGCCGGATGCGCTAGCCCAGTTTATCTCGGCAGGAGCGCTGATACTGGTAATGCTCGCCGTTGCGTTCGTCAGCGTCGAAAGAATAGAGATTTAA
- the minD gene encoding cell division ATPase MinD, with protein MTRVYTVASGKGGTGKTMSVVNLGTALALLGKRTIILDADIGMANLGLVMGLERTRITLHEVLAGEADVSEAVYELPTGLMVVPSGISLRGFQDADPNRLQFVMSELVKEADYVIIDAPAGINRDGVIPLAIADEVLLVVNPELSSMLDAAKVEAVVDIVGGSLGGIILNRVPPYHIAQTVQSISSVMNGQILGVIPEDSNVRTATAFKTPVVIRYPESPASRGYKALAARLVGDKYERSRGTVPVHPLLAPKRENFVDRLTRSVFGDV; from the coding sequence ATGACCAGGGTGTATACCGTCGCTTCGGGTAAAGGCGGCACGGGAAAGACCATGTCGGTGGTCAATCTCGGCACGGCCCTGGCGCTCCTCGGCAAGAGAACGATCATACTCGACGCCGACATAGGCATGGCCAACCTCGGCCTCGTCATGGGCCTCGAGCGGACGCGCATCACGCTCCACGAAGTCCTCGCGGGCGAAGCGGACGTATCCGAGGCCGTCTATGAGCTCCCTACCGGCTTGATGGTCGTCCCCAGCGGCATCTCCCTGAGAGGCTTCCAGGATGCCGACCCCAACCGGCTCCAGTTCGTAATGAGCGAGCTGGTCAAGGAAGCCGACTATGTCATCATCGACGCTCCGGCAGGCATCAACAGGGACGGAGTCATCCCTCTTGCGATCGCCGACGAGGTGCTGCTCGTCGTCAACCCCGAGCTCTCGTCGATGCTGGACGCGGCCAAAGTGGAGGCGGTCGTCGATATCGTCGGCGGCTCCCTGGGCGGCATCATCCTGAACCGCGTGCCGCCGTACCACATCGCACAGACGGTCCAGAGTATCAGCAGCGTCATGAACGGCCAGATCCTGGGCGTCATACCCGAGGACTCGAACGTAAGGACAGCCACAGCGTTCAAGACGCCGGTGGTCATCCGCTATCCCGAGAGCCCCGCGTCGAGAGGCTATAAGGCGCTGGCGGCAAGGCTCGTGGGCGATAAGTATGAGCGCTCCCGGGGTACGGTCCCGGTGCACCCGTTGCTTGCGCCGAAGAGGGAAAATTTCGTCGACCGGCTGACCAGGTCCGTGTTCGGCGACGTCTGA
- a CDS encoding archease → MDFQYLEHTADAEFIAYGHTVDEAFVNAARAMAGLVIDPAKVKPEVEKSVELSGDALDTLLYDWLSELLYIFEVDHIVYSRFQVHVTPHEGGYTLEARVWGESVSRHPDISMHIKAVTFHDLRFEKKDNIYEAQVLLDI, encoded by the coding sequence ATGGATTTTCAATATCTAGAGCATACGGCGGACGCCGAGTTTATCGCCTACGGGCACACCGTAGACGAGGCTTTCGTTAATGCCGCCCGCGCTATGGCCGGCCTGGTCATCGACCCCGCTAAAGTAAAGCCTGAGGTGGAGAAGAGCGTCGAGCTATCGGGCGACGCGCTCGATACGCTGCTTTATGATTGGCTGTCCGAGCTGTTATACATCTTCGAAGTCGACCATATCGTCTATTCCCGGTTCCAGGTCCACGTGACTCCGCATGAAGGCGGCTATACTCTCGAGGCAAGGGTTTGGGGAGAATCTGTCTCTCGCCACCCCGACATCTCCATGCACATCAAAGCAGTGACATTCCACGACCTGCGCTTTGAAAAAAAGGATAACATATATGAGGCCCAAGTGCTATTGGACATTTAA
- a CDS encoding nucleoside deaminase, which yields MNEFMRAALDEAKKGLREGGIPIGSVLVVDGVIVGRGHNRRVQQGSTIKHAEMDCLESAGRLRAATYRKSTLYSTLSPCDMCSGAVLLYGIPKVVIGENMNFKGPEEYVRDRGVDVTVLNDQECIELMSDFIEKNPGLWNEDIGQ from the coding sequence ATGAATGAATTTATGAGAGCCGCGCTTGACGAGGCAAAGAAGGGTTTGCGAGAAGGCGGCATACCTATCGGCAGCGTTCTCGTGGTCGACGGGGTCATCGTCGGCCGCGGGCACAACCGGCGGGTCCAGCAAGGCAGCACGATAAAACACGCCGAGATGGACTGCCTGGAGAGCGCCGGCAGGCTGCGGGCGGCCACGTACCGGAAGTCCACATTGTACTCGACGTTATCCCCGTGCGATATGTGCAGCGGCGCCGTCCTGCTTTACGGTATCCCGAAGGTGGTTATCGGGGAGAATATGAACTTCAAGGGCCCCGAGGAATATGTGAGGGATCGGGGCGTTGACGTGACTGTTTTGAACGATCAGGAATGTATCGAGCTAATGAGCGATTTTATTGAGAAAAATCCCGGGCTGTGGAATGAAGATATCGGGCAATGA
- a CDS encoding ABC transporter ATP-binding protein, with translation MDAIQNLPDDPAISISGLTKTYKGVKALSSLDLKVPKNSIFGFLGPNGAGKTTTIKLILGLTRLTAGNCTVFGMDVTKSATSVRRRIGYLAQDPRFYEYMTARRTLKFVAKFFYDGPESLIDERVSECLGTVGLEDKADRPVNTFSGGERQRLGLAQAMVNAPDLLILDEPAASLDPMGRHDVLKVMESLRGKTTIFYSTHILDDVQRVSDTVAILNGGRLIAQAPVEKLLRGGDRVVYSIVARGDELALRSILAGCPWVSAVTAINVNGYTRFEVAVNDESAAEERLLGILAGCRGIRVKEFGPWKYDLEEIFINIMETEDHA, from the coding sequence ATGGATGCAATACAAAACCTGCCGGACGATCCGGCCATATCCATCAGCGGGCTCACGAAGACGTACAAAGGCGTAAAAGCCCTGAGCTCCCTGGACCTCAAGGTGCCTAAAAACTCAATTTTCGGGTTCCTCGGGCCCAATGGCGCGGGCAAGACGACGACAATAAAGCTGATACTCGGCCTCACCAGGCTTACGGCCGGAAACTGCACGGTCTTTGGCATGGACGTGACGAAGAGCGCCACGTCGGTACGCCGAAGGATAGGATACCTGGCGCAGGACCCGCGGTTCTACGAGTACATGACGGCACGGAGGACCCTGAAGTTCGTGGCGAAATTTTTCTACGATGGTCCGGAAAGCCTGATCGACGAAAGAGTTAGCGAGTGCCTGGGAACGGTCGGCCTGGAGGATAAGGCCGACAGGCCGGTCAACACATTCTCGGGCGGCGAGCGGCAGCGGCTGGGGCTGGCCCAGGCGATGGTCAACGCTCCTGACCTCTTGATCCTCGACGAGCCTGCAGCATCGCTTGACCCGATGGGCCGTCACGACGTGCTTAAGGTCATGGAGAGCCTGCGTGGTAAGACCACCATCTTTTATTCGACGCATATACTGGACGATGTCCAGCGTGTGAGCGATACGGTGGCCATACTGAATGGCGGTCGCCTCATAGCACAGGCGCCCGTGGAAAAGCTGTTGAGGGGCGGCGATAGGGTCGTCTATAGCATCGTAGCCCGGGGAGATGAATTAGCCTTGCGGAGCATACTAGCGGGCTGCCCCTGGGTCTCGGCCGTAACGGCGATTAACGTGAACGGCTATACCCGGTTCGAAGTGGCAGTCAATGATGAAAGTGCTGCCGAGGAGCGGCTGCTTGGCATATTAGCCGGCTGCCGCGGCATCCGGGTCAAGGAGTTCGGGCCCTGGAAGTATGACCTGGAGGAGATCTTCATCAACATCATGGAGACGGAAGACCATGCCTGA